In Thiovibrio frasassiensis, one DNA window encodes the following:
- a CDS encoding DJ-1/PfpI family protein, whose translation MATVLMIIAPERFRDEELFLTQAELEKEGHKTVIASLVKGVCPGSLGRAATATLTLAEVKGAAYKAVVFVGGPGSKLYFSNPEALRIAKEFSGQGKVVAAICVAPVILANAGLLAGKQATVFSSEIKGIEGKGAHYTGAEVTVDGNLVTADGPKSARLFGQKIAELLQRSGTPEK comes from the coding sequence ATGGCGACAGTGCTGATGATCATTGCCCCGGAGCGATTCAGGGATGAGGAGCTGTTCCTTACCCAGGCGGAGCTGGAAAAGGAGGGGCATAAAACGGTGATCGCCAGTCTGGTCAAGGGGGTTTGCCCTGGTTCGCTTGGCAGGGCGGCCACCGCCACCCTTACCCTGGCCGAGGTGAAGGGTGCTGCATACAAGGCGGTGGTTTTTGTAGGGGGGCCCGGCTCCAAGCTCTATTTTAGCAACCCCGAGGCCCTGCGGATTGCCAAAGAGTTCTCTGGCCAGGGCAAGGTTGTGGCGGCCATCTGCGTGGCCCCGGTAATCCTGGCCAATGCTGGCTTGCTCGCGGGCAAGCAGGCCACGGTTTTCTCCAGTGAGATCAAGGGGATTGAGGGCAAGGGCGCGCATTACACCGGGGCAGAGGTCACGGTGGACGGTAATCTGGTCACCGCCGATGGTCCCAAGAGCGCCCGCTTGTTTGGCCAGAAAATTGCCGAACTTTTGCAACGGTCCGGCACCCCAGAGAAATAG
- a CDS encoding flavodoxin family protein yields MKVLALSGSPRKKGNSETLLRTVLQGVAAAGGEIEMIRLCDLRIQPCIGCGGCDKAGECVLEDDMQELYPKILACQRLILASPIYFYGITAQAKGFVDRCQALWNRKRLLTEKGEWRKDPSRKGFLLAVSATHGERVFEGAILTAKYAFDAMGMGYGGEFLVKGMDGRGDMAKDAATLTRAEEAGRKFMD; encoded by the coding sequence ATGAAGGTTCTGGCCTTGAGCGGCAGCCCGCGAAAAAAAGGGAACTCCGAAACCTTGCTCCGCACTGTCTTGCAAGGGGTGGCGGCGGCTGGGGGCGAGATAGAGATGATCCGTCTCTGCGATCTCCGTATTCAGCCCTGTATCGGTTGCGGCGGCTGCGACAAGGCAGGGGAATGTGTGCTGGAAGACGACATGCAGGAGCTGTATCCGAAGATCCTTGCCTGCCAGCGGCTGATTCTTGCCTCGCCCATCTATTTTTACGGGATCACTGCCCAGGCCAAGGGATTTGTCGACCGCTGCCAAGCGTTGTGGAACAGGAAACGGCTGCTCACCGAAAAAGGAGAGTGGCGCAAAGATCCAAGCCGTAAGGGTTTTTTGCTGGCGGTATCCGCCACCCACGGGGAAAGGGTTTTTGAGGGCGCGATTCTTACGGCCAAGTATGCTTTTGACGCCATGGGCATGGGCTATGGCGGTGAGTTTCTCGTTAAGGGCATGGATGGCCGCGGGGACATGGCAAAGGACGCGGCCACCCTGACCCGGGCGGAAGAGGCGGGGAGAAAATTTATGGATTGA
- the malQ gene encoding 4-alpha-glucanotransferase — MHTQRSSGLLLHLTSLPGPFGIGTLGKGGFEFIDYLKAAGQSHWQILPYGPVTEISGNSPYMSLSAFAGNPLLIDAAQLVGAGFLRPEQVEIPATFSEYLVDFSAVRDFNEKILARAFLAFRAAGASSPFAAFCQAMEWLDDYALFMALREEFHLQPWFAWPEDIGRRKPEALALWRETLAERILFHKFVQFCFFSQWQILWDYAHCHGIRLIGDIPIYVALDSADVWANQECFLLDRETGQPTHVAGVPPDYFSDTGQRWGNPLFKWYSDRGVLNASLLAWWGQRFRHICQTVDVVRIDHFRGFEAYWQIPASEETAVNGEWIKGPGLPFFNEMKKHLGALPIIAEDLGVITPEVELLRDNLGFPGMKVLQFAFDSDEHNAYLPHNYTTVNCVVYTGTHDNDTTLGWYFSDTVMQSSKARALRYAHSQPGSAIHWDFIRLAYGSVADLVIVPLQDVLGFGSDCRMNIPGTSEGNWRWRCAARFMNDTAARALRDEVVFYNRRPAAPVVSCNKGK, encoded by the coding sequence ATGCACACCCAGCGCAGCAGCGGCCTCCTTCTCCATCTCACCTCCCTGCCCGGCCCTTTTGGCATCGGCACCCTGGGCAAGGGGGGGTTCGAGTTCATCGATTATCTGAAGGCGGCCGGTCAGTCCCATTGGCAGATCCTGCCCTATGGCCCGGTGACCGAGATCTCCGGCAATTCCCCCTATATGAGTCTCTCCGCCTTTGCCGGCAACCCGTTGCTCATCGATGCAGCGCAGCTTGTTGGCGCAGGCTTTCTGCGGCCGGAGCAGGTGGAGATCCCCGCGACATTTTCCGAATACCTGGTCGATTTTTCCGCTGTGCGTGATTTCAACGAGAAGATCCTGGCCCGCGCTTTTCTTGCCTTTCGTGCGGCCGGAGCGTCATCCCCCTTCGCCGCTTTCTGTCAGGCCATGGAGTGGCTGGACGACTATGCCCTCTTCATGGCGCTGCGGGAGGAGTTTCATTTGCAGCCCTGGTTTGCCTGGCCCGAGGATATTGGCCGCCGCAAGCCGGAAGCCCTTGCTTTGTGGCGGGAAACCCTGGCGGAACGCATCCTCTTTCATAAGTTTGTCCAGTTCTGCTTTTTCTCCCAATGGCAGATCCTCTGGGATTACGCCCATTGCCATGGCATCCGGCTCATCGGCGATATCCCCATCTATGTCGCCCTGGACAGCGCCGATGTCTGGGCGAATCAGGAGTGCTTTCTCCTTGATCGCGAAACCGGGCAGCCAACCCATGTGGCCGGCGTGCCTCCTGATTATTTCAGCGATACCGGCCAGCGTTGGGGAAATCCGCTTTTTAAGTGGTACAGCGATCGGGGGGTGCTGAATGCGTCCCTGCTCGCCTGGTGGGGGCAGCGGTTCCGCCATATCTGTCAGACAGTGGATGTGGTCCGGATCGATCATTTCCGCGGCTTTGAGGCATACTGGCAGATCCCGGCCAGTGAGGAAACCGCCGTCAATGGGGAGTGGATCAAGGGGCCGGGATTGCCATTTTTTAACGAGATGAAAAAACATCTCGGTGCGCTGCCCATCATCGCCGAAGACCTGGGGGTTATCACCCCCGAGGTGGAATTGCTCCGCGACAACCTCGGCTTTCCCGGGATGAAGGTGCTGCAGTTCGCCTTTGATTCCGACGAGCATAACGCGTATTTGCCCCATAACTATACGACGGTCAATTGTGTGGTCTATACCGGGACCCACGATAACGATACCACCCTGGGCTGGTATTTCAGCGATACGGTGATGCAGAGCAGTAAGGCCAGGGCCCTGCGTTATGCCCATAGCCAGCCGGGCAGCGCCATCCACTGGGATTTTATCCGTCTTGCCTATGGCTCGGTGGCCGATCTGGTTATTGTCCCGCTCCAGGATGTCTTGGGGTTTGGCAGCGATTGCCGGATGAACATCCCCGGCACCTCCGAAGGGAACTGGCGCTGGCGGTGCGCGGCCAGATTTATGAACGATACCGCGGCACGAGCGTTACGCGATGAGGTGGTGTTTTATAACCGGCGGCCTGCCGCACCTGTTGTTTCTTGTAATAAGGGGAAATAA
- a CDS encoding Na/Pi cotransporter family protein: MNLSSLGSFIGGIGLFLLGMQLMTEGFKIAAGNTLRAILERSTATPLKGILSGALITSLVQSSSAVTVATIGFVNAGLVDLMQAITIIYGSNIGTTMTGWLVSLVGFRFDIKIIALPLIGFGMLLRLSKGNSRAGAIGEALAGFGVFFMGIDLLRTTFIGTGVNLPLALLGGGVGSNFAFLALGFLLTVAMQSSSAAIAITLTAAAGGFIPFDSGAVLVIGANIGSTSTAALAALGATPNAKRVATAHVIFNLVTGGVALLLLPFLLKLLTIFPELLQVQGNATFLLALFHSVFNILGVCLMWPFSRSLAKQLKGWFRSHEENEALPLYLDKNIAATPVLAFHALAKEIERIGNIARRMAKGAISSESGPSLQLDTDRQVLLKLEIEVGNFINLIRRGNLPEELDHVLPNALRVTSYYREVADVSLRIAQMQQQSRLLANTALAQEIGLYKQHVVKLLDLTDVAKEDYAPEECAALFQETEEMYRHLKSSLLKAGTKNLLPVGLMVSLIDLMSDVRRIADQIEKGAIYLTTLTKATPEEDEKETVPDESAP; this comes from the coding sequence ATGAACCTTTCCAGCCTTGGCAGTTTTATCGGGGGCATCGGTCTTTTTCTCCTCGGGATGCAGCTCATGACCGAGGGGTTCAAGATCGCCGCAGGCAACACCCTGCGCGCCATTCTGGAACGCTCCACCGCGACGCCGCTTAAGGGCATCCTTTCCGGCGCCCTCATCACCTCCCTGGTGCAATCCTCCAGCGCAGTGACCGTGGCCACCATCGGCTTTGTCAACGCCGGGCTCGTGGATCTCATGCAGGCCATCACCATTATCTATGGGAGCAATATCGGCACCACCATGACCGGCTGGCTGGTGAGCCTGGTCGGCTTTCGATTCGACATCAAAATCATTGCTCTGCCCCTCATCGGCTTTGGCATGCTTCTGCGCCTCAGCAAGGGCAACAGCCGCGCCGGCGCCATCGGCGAGGCGCTTGCCGGTTTCGGTGTTTTTTTCATGGGCATCGACCTGCTTCGCACCACCTTTATCGGGACAGGCGTCAACCTGCCCCTCGCTCTTCTCGGCGGGGGGGTGGGGAGCAATTTCGCCTTCCTGGCCCTCGGCTTTCTGCTCACCGTGGCCATGCAGTCTTCCAGCGCGGCCATTGCCATCACCCTCACCGCCGCGGCCGGAGGCTTCATCCCCTTTGACAGCGGGGCCGTCCTGGTTATCGGCGCCAACATCGGCTCAACCTCTACCGCCGCTCTGGCTGCGCTGGGCGCCACCCCCAATGCCAAGCGGGTCGCCACGGCCCACGTCATCTTCAACCTGGTAACCGGCGGCGTGGCCCTTCTGCTGCTCCCATTTCTCCTTAAGCTCCTGACCATCTTCCCCGAGCTCTTGCAAGTACAAGGCAACGCCACCTTCCTGCTGGCCCTGTTCCATTCCGTCTTCAACATTCTCGGGGTCTGCCTGATGTGGCCGTTTAGCCGCAGCTTGGCAAAACAGCTCAAGGGGTGGTTCCGCTCCCATGAAGAAAACGAGGCCCTCCCCCTCTATCTGGACAAAAATATCGCCGCCACCCCGGTGCTCGCCTTCCATGCCCTGGCCAAGGAAATTGAACGGATCGGCAACATTGCCCGCCGCATGGCCAAGGGCGCTATAAGCAGCGAATCCGGTCCCAGCCTCCAACTTGACACCGACCGTCAGGTTCTGCTCAAACTGGAGATCGAGGTGGGAAATTTCATCAACCTGATCCGGAGGGGCAACCTGCCGGAGGAACTCGACCATGTCCTGCCCAATGCCCTGCGGGTCACCAGCTACTACCGCGAAGTTGCGGACGTGTCCCTGCGGATTGCCCAGATGCAGCAACAGAGCCGCCTGTTGGCGAATACAGCCCTCGCCCAGGAGATAGGTCTGTACAAACAGCATGTGGTGAAACTGCTTGATTTGACCGATGTGGCCAAGGAAGACTATGCGCCAGAGGAGTGTGCCGCGCTGTTTCAGGAAACCGAGGAAATGTACCGCCACCTCAAATCAAGCCTGCTCAAGGCGGGAACCAAGAACCTTCTGCCGGTGGGGCTAATGGTGTCGCTCATCGACCTGATGAGCGATGTGCGGCGCATTGCCGACCAGATCGAAAAAGGGGCCATCTACCTGACCACCCTGACCAAGGCTACCCCGGAAGAGGATGAGAAAGAGACCGTGCCTGACGAGAGTGCGCCCTAA
- the nadD gene encoding nicotinate-nucleotide adenylyltransferase, protein MELPRNLGTRVGILGGTFDPVHNGHLAVAEAVHQALALSNILFVPAFLPPHKPTYTISPFVHRAAMLELAVANTPGFSVSRLEAERVGPSYSIDTLRTLAQSLGNQVHLFFIIGMDAFAEIHTWKAYRELLNYASFVVIGRPDHCQQSCGQTVAANFPGYTLNEAQGFWQGESGQGGIHPVAMAPVKVSSTEIREAVRQGKEIGTLVPSAVADYIAAQGLYR, encoded by the coding sequence GTGGAACTTCCGCGCAATCTCGGCACCCGGGTCGGTATTCTGGGCGGCACCTTTGACCCGGTGCATAACGGCCATCTCGCTGTGGCCGAGGCGGTCCACCAGGCGTTGGCCCTGTCGAACATCCTTTTTGTCCCCGCCTTTCTTCCCCCCCATAAGCCGACCTATACCATTTCTCCCTTTGTGCATCGGGCCGCCATGCTGGAGCTGGCGGTGGCCAATACTCCCGGTTTTTCCGTCTCCCGTCTCGAGGCGGAGCGGGTCGGGCCATCCTACAGCATCGATACCCTGCGCACCCTGGCCCAGAGTCTTGGCAATCAGGTGCATCTCTTTTTCATCATCGGCATGGATGCCTTTGCCGAGATCCACACCTGGAAGGCGTACCGCGAGTTGCTGAACTACGCCTCCTTCGTGGTAATCGGCCGGCCCGACCACTGTCAGCAGTCGTGCGGCCAGACCGTGGCCGCGAATTTTCCCGGCTATACCTTAAACGAAGCCCAAGGCTTTTGGCAGGGCGAGTCCGGCCAAGGGGGGATCCATCCGGTGGCCATGGCGCCGGTCAAGGTCTCTTCCACCGAGATCCGGGAAGCAGTCCGGCAGGGCAAGGAGATCGGAACCCTTGTCCCCTCGGCGGTCGCGGACTACATTGCGGCCCAGGGTCTCTATCGGTGA